One region of Purpureocillium takamizusanense chromosome 4, complete sequence genomic DNA includes:
- a CDS encoding uncharacterized protein (EggNog:ENOG503P8YI~TransMembrane:5 (o12-33i45-66o72-92i119-136o169-190i)) — METCQHDGNPDMYGLGIRLGFYLQWLSLNLAVTLRVHEEIPAIRFTNTSFIAAEFLAVLIQISQATIEPVDIYIVLLLCYGAFLFLAPLYIWRIVTGFEPSLDPTRWPVVEPGILDTQLHYLLLIAVSSFQIWFWAVPADTRTANDCATYAFIFAKIPLENKAFRAVNISLYSCLLILAALSYISLARFFKSATAEDANESDTESYLSGTEFGFGDTGLRVGGGATEDRVSVDGTESTCSNDDKGRPRYHLSP; from the coding sequence ATGGAAACTTGTCAACATGATGGCAACCCCGACATGTACGGACTAGGTATCCGTCTTGGTTTCTACTTGCAGTGGCTGAGCCTCAACCTTGCCGTCACGCTGCGTGTCCACGAGGAGATCCCCGCCATTCGATTCACCAATACGTCCTTTATCGCCGCCGAGTTTCTCGCCGTCCTCATTCAGATCTCCCAGGCGACGATCGAGCCGGTCGACATTTACATCGTACTCCTCCTATGTTATGGAGCGTTCTTGTTCCTAGCGCCACTGTATATATGGCGCATCGTCACTGGTTTCGAGCCTAGCCTCGACCCGACGCGCTGGCCTGTTGTCGAGCCGGGTATACTGGACACGCAGCTTCATTACCTGCTTCTCATCGCGGTGTCATCCTTTCAGATATGGTTTTGGGCCGTTCCGGCCGATACACGGACCGCCAACGACTGCGCGACGTATGCCTTCATCTTTGCGAAGATTCCATTGGAGAACAAGGCTTTTCGGGCCGTCAACATCTCGCTCTATTCGTGTCTGCTTATACTGGCTGCTCTTTCATATATCTCCCTGGCGAGGTTTTTCAAGAGCGCAACGGCCGAAGATGCGAATGAGAGCGATACAGAATCTTACCTTAGCGGTACAGAGTTTGGATTCGGCGATACAGGGTTAAgagtgggcggcggagcgaCTGAAGACAGGGTGAGTGTTGACGGTACCGAGAGCACGTGCtccaacgacgacaaaggcAGGCCCAGGTATCATCTCTCTCCGTGA
- a CDS encoding uncharacterized protein (COG:S~EggNog:ENOG503Q4RM): MMYQKALLFGDSRVAAQVLAPGLHPRKIKALGRKVAGFDEATWVQHREGIVRRGNVLKFTRAVSCEEAPRKGTTTAAAGTPHHHLRSNKTKSGGGGGGGGGGKSDHGAVVPPPALIQDSLREMLMATGDREIVEASPYDAIWGIGFTERDAEAMREHWGENLLGKALMEVRRELRESQSDKN, encoded by the coding sequence ATGATGTACCAAAAGGCGCTCCTCTTTGGCGACAGCCGCGTCGCCGCACAGGTCCTCGCGCCGGGCCTGCACCCGCGCAAGATCAAGGCCCTGGGGCGCAAGGTCGCGGgcttcgacgaggcgacgtgGGTGCAGCACCGCGAGGGCATTGTGCGCCGTGGCAACGTGCTCAAGTTTACGCGCGCCGTGAGCTGTGAGGAGGCCCCCCGGAaaggcaccaccacggctgctgctggtactcctcatcatcatctcaGGAGTAATAAGACCAagagtggcggcggcggcggcggcggcggcggcggcaaaagCGACCACGGGGCCGTCGTCCCCCCGCCGGCGCTCATCCAAGACAGCCTGCGCGAGATGCtgatggcgacgggggaCCGCGAGATCGTCGAGGCCAGCCCGTACGATGCGATTTGGGGCATTGGTTTCACGGAGAGGGACGCGGAGGCCATGCGGGAGCATTGGGGCGAGAACCTGCTCGGCAAGGCGCTCATGGAGGTGCGAAGGGAGCTCAGGGAGAGCCAGTCTGATAAGAATTAG
- a CDS encoding uncharacterized protein (COG:O~EggNog:ENOG503NY9X) codes for MWSFNKPSPFDFATLVSNYTLEGVARRVRTPTFVGGAEDDAQFRGHLHAFKRADDAIGTHSGVAALK; via the coding sequence ATGTGGTCGTTCAATaagccgtcgccgtttgACTTTGCGACGCTCGTGAGCAACTacacgctcgagggcgtcgcgcggCGCGTCCGGACGCCCACGTTTGTCGGGGGCGCggaggacgacgcgcagTTCAGGGGCCACCTGCACGCCTTCAAgagggccgacgacgccatcggcacgcactcgggcgtcgcggcgctcaagTAG
- the POA1 gene encoding ADP-ribose 1''-phosphate phosphatase (EggNog:ENOG503P53T~COG:S), which yields MPIYILIPCQHIGSHEAASQPLPQTKSDGMIFLQLWTTEQASFAASDAQLLVCGMTHLSKRQAPIGASLSLKQGFSPKKGTTILHKPRLIRRRSLAQQRIRLITVITHARLGIHITTPTMADQAPPFALESASIPLRDLPADSYLVHATNCIATWGAGIAAEMADIFPAACREYQRFCVEEVLHGPETSSQQQQQQHRRRRWPTSQSPIAGRCLVIPPQDDDVRAGAPRVHIVCLFTSNGFGRADPARGKPGRDAPGRILEQTARSLKEFRTALERAASSSSAVPAAQTDEPAGSGSGDAASPVVYSPMFNSGAFRVPWEQTQALIRGEFRGWRGRWVVLAPPGPA from the coding sequence ATGCCCATCTACATCTTGATACCATGCCAGCACATTGGCTCGCATGAAGCGGCATCGCAACCCCTGCCGCAAACCAAGTCAGACGGCATGATATTCCTCCAGCTATGGACCACGGAGCAGGCTTCGTTTGCGGCGAGCGACGCTCAGCTTCTGGTTTGCGGCATGACTCACTTATCAAAGCGACAAGCGCCCATCGGAGCCTCACTCAGCCTCAAGCAAGGTTTCTCCCCCAAAAAAGGCACCACGATCCTGCACAAACCAAGGCTCATCAGGCGGCGCTCACTGGCACAACAGAGGATACGGCTCATCACAGTCATCACACACGCACGACTGGGCATACACATAACAACCCCAACCATGGCAGACCAGGCCCCGCCATTCGCACTCGAGTCTGCGTCCATCCCGCTCCGCGACCTCCCCGCCGACAGCTACCTCGTCCACGCGACAAACTGCATCGCGACCTggggcgccggcatcgccgcggAGATGGCGGACATCTTCCCGGCCGCGTGCCGCGAGTATCAGCGCTTCTGCGTCGAGGAGGTGCTCCACGGCCCCGAGACTTCttcccagcagcagcagcagcagcatcgccgccggcggtggccgacgagccagTCCCCCATCGCGGGCCGCTGCCTCGTCATCCCGccgcaagacgacgacgtgcgcgcTGGCGCCCCGCGCGTGCACATCGTGTGCCTCTTCACGAGCAACGGCTTCGGGAGGGCGGACCCCGCGCGCGGGAAGCCCGGCAGGGACGCGCCGGGCAGGATCCTCGAGCAGACGGCGAGAAGCCTCAAGGAGTTTCGCACTGCCCTTGAgagggcggcatcatcatcatcagcagtaccggcggcgcagacAGACGAGCCTGCCGGCTCCGGCAGCGGAGACGCAgcgtcgcccgtcgtctACTCTCCCATGTTCAACTCGGGAGCCTTCAGGGTGCCGTGGGAGCAGACGCAGGCGCTGATACGGGGTGAGTTTCGGGGTTGGCGGGGGAGATGGGTTGTTCttgcgccgccagggccggcgTGA
- a CDS encoding uncharacterized protein (TransMembrane:2 (i21-40o68-96i)) translates to MLRPFYGSLIQPCPRFLKESFFFSLLPPLLVPKPGVYLVLPPKLTCCVFWTTTTTITTTLVSRLEWTHWFGCCVVVLVVTVVATAATVDAIAATIANDQQQPPAR, encoded by the coding sequence ATGCTGCGGCCCTTCTATGGAAGCTTAATCCAACCTTGCCCACGTTTCTTAAAGGAGTCattcttcttctccctcctccctcccctcctcgtTCCAAAGCCAGGAGTATACCTGGTGCTTCCCCCCAAACTCACGTGTTGCGTTTTTtggaccacgacgacgacgataacgaCGACACTCGTTTCCCGCTTAGAGTGGACGCATTGGTTTGGCTGCTGTGtcgttgtccttgtcgtcacTGTCGTCgctaccgccgccactgtcgacgccatcgccgccaccatcgccaacgaccaacaacaaccaccGGCCCGCTAG
- a CDS encoding uncharacterized protein (TransMembrane:4 (n4-15c19/20o35-58i65-86o117-139i227-247o)~EggNog:ENOG503Q3E7~COG:M~SECRETED:SignalP(1-22~SECRETED:cutsite=TKA-LR~SECRETED:prob=0.3479)), translating into MHPTFACFVLAVFCISVLSTKALRLSQNAHSFNTVAFAIYLPILFIPDLLLISAEWLLLRRKNGILLSVLGVTAACLISTTTLFAATSQLSFWWQTGGDIEWADAAAFALHDEGRKVLMSGSGTAMAIGSAIVVAAWILKGILCRSISAFVAAVEARMLALLRWTTGKLGRTKPIKGNGDENSLLPMREIYSNDSDSDFDDDASSDRTLPVGDGSPPPERPVARRRVVSSFLAGTVIAVFLASALIFDTDGPYGRVLTTLPLPLLDIFRGKTISCDGSTWPLPDLVDKVLWEKPKGEFKGWAPAGVDNRFIQQYRERKPDWVPINLPSGFERWDPKQRQRAKEAAHSDPSATATGLPATTPTPGRDRCPDPLIEDPFYNPVNDPMKISNLDTDLLQPLQKALEGVNIRHIALIQMESMREELFPLQYGSDLHKLLMKSHEEIELDAANARFANLTVNIERLTGKSGNFQNGAGEALAGMSQEWDDKTEPRYGGINIIGAHTTSSVSTKSTAAIHCGLWPMPVDMFEESQLPNYQPCLPQLLELFNRMKGNSSGKDFREHQWYPAFFQSVTDGYDRQDQFDDRIGFKHIVTKKRLKVDSFRNPDLQEINYFGYPETALKSYIRDYITNATAHDQRMFLSHFTSTTHHPWATPEGFETVEYMGSAHGGLADAHKDMNKYLNTIRWTDAWLGDLMKLLEETGVANETLVVFVGDHGQAFKEDHKKTGTYENGHISNFRVPITFRHPKIPRVQHHVNSTSISILPTILDLLINTRSLNSKDRAAASDLIQDYEGQSLIRPYKSTYRGRRAWNFGVVNPGGKMLTVTSADAPWRVVMPLDGKSEYVFTNMERDPLEKHPRSKWSINGLVSDVRRNDGEDAAAWLTEANQVAQWWGAERKRLWQYDEPTE; encoded by the exons ATGCATCCAACCTTCGCCtgcttcgtcctcgccgtcttctgcATTTCGGTCCTCTCCACCAAGGCTCTCCGCCTGAGCCAGAACGCACACTCGTTTAAcaccgtcgccttcgccatcTATCTGCCTATCCTCTTCATTCCCGACTTGCTGCTCATTTCCGCCGAGTGGTTACTGCTGCGCCGCAAGAATGGCATTCTGCTCTCGGTTCtcggcgtcaccgccgctTGCTTGATCAG CACCACAACGCTCTTCGCTGCCACGTCGCAGCTTAGCTTCTGGtggcagacgggcggcgacattGAATGGGCCGACGCAGCCGCCTTCGCACTGCACGATGAGGGCCGAAAGGTTCTCATGAGCGGCTCCggcacggccatggccatcggtagcgccattgtcgtcgccgcctggATCTTGAAGGGCATTTTGTGCCGCTCCATCAGCGCGTTTGTTGCCGCCGTAGAGGCCCGCATGCTCGCTC TGCTACGCTGGACCACCGGAAAGCTGGGTCGAACAAAGCCTATCAAGGGAAATGGTGATGAGAACTCTCTGCTGCCCATGCGAGAGATATACAGCAATGATTCCGACTCTGATTTCGACGATGATGCTTCCAGCGACCGCACTCTCCCtgtcggcgatggcagcCCACCACCCGAACGCCCGGTGGCGCGTCGACGGGTCGTTTCCTCCTTTCTGGCCGGCACTGTCATtgccgtcttcctcgctTCGGCACTCATCTTTGACACGGATGGGCCCTATGGCCGTGTACTGACAaccctccccctccctttgCTCGACATCTTTAGAGGCAAGACCATTAGCTGCGATGGCAGCACCTGGCCACTTCCCGACCTCGTCGATAAAGTGCTATGGGAGAAGCCCAAGGGCGAATTCAAGGGGTGGGCacccgccggcgtcgacaaccGCTTCATCCAACAGTACCGCGAGCGCAAGCCTGACTGGGTACCTATCAACCTACCCTCCGGCTTCGAGCGCTGGGACCCTAAGCAGAGGCAGAGAGCGAAGGAAGCCGCTCATTCCGACCCCTCCGCAACTGCGACGGGCCTACCAGCGACCACTCCCACGCCAGGTCGCGACCGGTGCCCCGACCCCCTCATTGAAGACCCTTTCTACAACCCTGTCAACGACCCCATGAAGATCAGCAACCTGGACACGGATCTCTTGCAGCCGCTTCAAAAGGCCCTGGAGGGTGTCAACATAAGACACATTGCCCTTATACAGATGGAGAGCATGCGGGAGGAGTTGTTTCCTCTGCAGTACGGATCCGACTTGCACAAGCTGCTCATGAAGTCGCATGAGGAGATCGAACTAGACGCAGCGAATGCTAGGTTTGCCAATTTGACAGTCAACATTGAACGGCTTACGGGAAAGTCGGGAAACTTTCAAAATGGTGCGGGCGAGGCTCTTGCGGGCATGTCACAGGAGTGGGACGACAAAACCGAGCCCAGGTACGGCGGCATCAACATTATTGGCGCCCATACCACCAGCAGCGTCTCGACCAAAAGCACGGCCGCGATTCACTGCGGCCTCTGGCCCATGCCCGTTGACATGTTTGAGGAGTCGCAGTTGCCCAACTATCAGCCCTGTCTGCctcagctcctcgagctcttCAACAGGATGAAGGGCAATTCGTCGGGCAAAGACTTTCGCGAGCATCAGTGGTATCCCGCCTTCTTCCAGTCCGTCACCGATGGGTACGACAGACAGGACCAGTTTGACGACCGCATTGGTTTCAAGCACATTGTGACCAAGAAGCGCCTCAAGGTGGACTCGTTCCGCAACCCCGATCTTCAAGAGATCAACTATTTTGGGTACCCTGAGACGGCGCTCAAGAGCTACATTCGCGACTATATTACGAATGCGACAGCCCACGACCAGCGCATGTTCTTGTCACACTTTACGAGCACGACGCACCACCCGTGGGCGACGCCCGAGGGCTTCGAGACGGTCGAGTACATGGGCTCAGCCCATGGCGGTCTAGCTGACGCGCACAAGGACATGAACAAGTACCTCAACACGATACGGTGGACCGACGCCTGGCTGGGCGACCTGATGAAGTTGCTCGAGGAGACTGGTGTAGCCAACGAGACGCTGGTTGTCTTCGTTGGCGATCACGGACAGGCATTCAAGGAGGACCACAAGAAAACGGGCACTTACGAGAACGGGCACATCAGCAACTTCCGCGTGCCCATTACGTTCCGTCACCCCAAGATCCCGCGCGTGCAGCATCACGTCAACTCGACGTCCATCAGCATTCTGCCCACGATCCTCGACCTTCTCATTAATACACGATCCCTGAACAGCAaggacagggcggcggcatcggaCTTGATCCAGGATTACGAGGGCCAGTCTCTCATTCGGCCCTACAAGTCGACGTATCGCGGACGGCGAGCCTGGAATTTTGGCGTCGTGAACCCCGGCGGCAAGATGCTGACAGTGACGTCGGCGGACGCGCCGTGGCGGGTGGTGATGCCCCTCGACGGCAAGAGTGAATACGTCTTCACGAACATGGAACGAGACCCACTGGAGAAGCACCCGCGGTCTAAGTGGTCCATCAACGGCCTCGTGTCCGACGTGAGGCGAaatgacggcgaggatgcggcggctTGGCTCACCGAGGCGAACCAGGTGGCGCAATGGTGGGGGGCGGAGCGAAAGCGACTCTGGCAGTACGATGAACCCACCGAGTGA